The Elusimicrobia bacterium HGW-Elusimicrobia-1 nucleotide sequence CCGCGGGCTCGACGAAAATTCCGATCGCCTTAAAAATATTTTTTCCGGACAGAAGAGCGTAGAAAAACGCCGAAACTCCCGCCAGCGCCGGTCCGGCGGGGCCTTTGGCCAGCATTGAGAAAGCCGCCGCCGCGTAAAACATCATCGAGTATTTTCTTTGTCCCGTGTCGATATAAAGGACGGCCGCGAAAAACGCCGCCGACGTAAACAGCGCGAAAAGCCCGTCGGTAAGAATGGCGCGCGACATTATGCCGGTGCCCAGCGACGTCACAAAGACCAGCGCCGAGAGACGCGCGGCCCCCTCTGAGAAATAATACAAAGCGAACAGATATATCAATAGTGTCGCGCCCGCCGCCGATGCCGCGGCAACCGACCGTCCGGCGCGGGATATACTATTAAAAGGAAAAGCTTTGTAAGCGGCGGCGGTCAGCCAGTAAAGAAGCGGCGGTTTTTCGTAGAATTTTTTGGAATTGAACGATGGAGCCACCCAGTCGCCCGATTTTATCATTTCGGCGGTCGTGGCGGAGTAGATTGCTTCGTCGTAGTCGAACGCCTCAAATCCGGCCGTCCCCGCGAAGAACATCGCGAAAGAAGCCAGAAGCAGCAGGATCGCTTCGTATTTTATTTTGACTTTCATAAAAAATCCGCGCTTGTTTTTACGCGGGGAATCCGCAGCAGTATATCAAAATTTTGTAGAATATCGGTTCCGCATCGGTACGCGTTCGACGACAAACGGACGGCGGGCAAGCGAGGCGTTAATGAAAAATTATGAATTGCTCAAGTCGATAATCCGCCGCAGAAGCCGTCCGACGGGAAAGGCCGCCGTGGCTTATTCCGGCGGAGCCGATTCCGCGCTGCTTCTTGCGGCCGCGGCCGACGCGCTTTCGCCGTCGAAGGTTATCGCGGTTATAGGGGATTCCGAGACGTATCCCGCGGCCGAAAAGCGCAAGGCCGTCGCGCTGGCAAAGAAAATCGGCTCGAAGGTCGTCGTCGTAAAAACCCGCGAAATAGATTCGCCTTCTTTTTCCGGCAACCCGCCCGACAGATGTTTCCACTGCAAAAACGAACTCTTCCGCCGCGTCACCGCGACGTCCCGCCGCTTCGGCGCCGCGGTCGTTTTTCACGGCGCCACGCTGTCGGACGACGGCGATTTCCGCCCCGGCGCGAAAGCCGCCGCCGCATGGAAAGTCGCCGCGCCGCTGCGCGAAGCGGGTTTCACCAAGGCCGACGTGCGCCTCGTTAGCCGCGCGCTGGGACTGTCCACCGCGTCGAAACCGTCGCAGGCGTGTCTGGCGTCGCGGCTGCCCTACGGAGAAACCATCACGCCGGAAAAACTCTCTCTCGTCGAAAAATCCGAGGCGTTTTTGCAAAAACTGGGTTTCAGGGAAGTGCGCGTGCGCTTTCATCCGTCGGGCGCCATGGGAGGGCGCGTGGCGCGCATCGAACTCGGAAGCGGCGAACTTTCGCGCGCGCTGCGCAAGCGCAAGGACATAACGCGCCGACTCAAAAAACTCGGTTTTACATACGTTTCTCTTGACCTCGACGGTTTTCAAACCGGAAGCCAGAATTTAATTTTCCGTCGGAGACCTTGACAACGTTTTAAGAAAATTATATAAGTTATAGCCGTTTTTTAACGGATAGCGCGATTGCCCGCCGATGCGGCAAAATTCCGCATCCGAATGTAAAAAATGAAATCATTAGGCAAACATCTTATCGTCGAACTTTACGACTGCGATTGTAAACTGCTCAATGACGTCCGTTCCGTGGAGCAGATAATGGTCGACGCGGCCAAAAAAGCCAAGGCGCATATCGTCGACGTGATTTTTCACTCTTACAATCCGCAGGGCGTATCGGGCGTGGTGGTTATAGCCGAATCGCATCTGGCCATTCACACCTGGCCGGAGTACGGCTACGCTTCCGTCGACGTATATACCTGCGGCGAAGAGATTGACCCGTGGGTGGCTTGCGAGCATATCGAGTCAAAACTCAAAGCCCGCAATTCCACGGCGCTGGAGATGAAAAGAGGGGTGCTCAGAAACAAGGGCGTGATAAAACATAAGAATTCCTGACGGAGCGAGCGCGATGAATCACCCCAAAAATGGCACCTGGCTTACCGAATATTTCACACCCGAAGAAAAACACTCCCACCTGCTTAAACAATATATCGTAAGAAAAAAGACAAAATTCCAAAACGTTATCCTTGCGGATTCCGCGTCGTTCAAGAGATGTCTCGTGCTCGACGGTGAGATGCAGTCCGCCGAATATGACGAGCGCATTTACCACGAGTCGCTTGTGCATCCCGCAATGATGTCCTGCCCGGCTCCGCGAAAAATTCTTATTATGGGCGGAGGGGAAGGCGCCACCGCAAGGGAGCTTTTGCGGTATAAATCGGTCGAAAAAATCGTAATGGTGGATATAGACGGCGAAGTGGTGGAATTCTGCAAGAAATATCTGGGAAAATGGCATTGCGGAGCGTTTTCCGATAAGCGCGTGGAGCTTGTAATCGACGACGCCAAAAAATACGTCGAGACGACGGAGGAAAAATTCGATATTATCATATCCGACCTGCCCACGCCCATAGAGGGGGGGCCGGCTTACGCGCTGTACACGTCGGAATTCTACCGGACACTCAAGAAAAAACTTGCGCGCGGCGGCATCTTAGCCGTGCAGGCCGGTTCGGGGAATCTGCTGCAGTTTAATTTCCACAAAATGCTGTTCGCAACCCTGCGCAGCGTTTTTAACGACGCCAGAGCATATTATTCCTATGTCCCGAGTTTCGACGTGCCGTGGGCGTTTATTGTGGCGTCGGACTCAAAGCGCCGCGTCTCGGCCTCAGCCGTGGACGCCAAAATTAAAAAACTCGATTCCCGAAAAGCCGGACGACTCAAGTTTTACGACGGACTTACGCACGAAGGACTTTTTGCGATACCCAAGTTTTACAGGGACATACTTTCATCGGAAAAAAGAATTATTTCCTCTCACAGACCCGTTTTTTTCTTTAAATAGAAAACCAACGGGCGGTCGGACAGCCCGTCCCTGAGCGATGAACCAGAACCGCACGCCACTATTCGATGTCCTTTATAACCGCTCCCTCCGAAAAGTCGTTTCTTTTCACACTCCGGGCCACAAAAACGGCGAAAGCATAGAAAAACGCCTGAAATCTTTCACGGGGCGGAACGTCTATTACTTCGATGTTACGGTCTTCCCCGAGGTGGATTCTCTGCACGACCCTACGGGGCCCATCAAAAAAGCGCAGGAACTCGCCGCCTCCGCATACGGCGTAGACCATTCGCTGTTTATGGTAAACGGGTCGTCCGGCGGGAACATCGCCATGTTTCTGGCCACGATGCGCGCCGGCGAGTCCGTCATAGTTTCGCGCAACGCGCATAAATCCGTTCTGGCCGGGGTCATACTTTCCGGCGTTTGGCCCATCTGGATTCAACCCGAAATCGACGAGCAGAACAAAATAATCAACAATTCTTCGGCTCGCCAGATAGAGGACGCCCTCGATAAATTTCCGGAAGCCAGGGCGGTGTTCATTACCTCGCCCACGTACAACGGTGTCGTCGCCGACCTCTTCAAAATAGCCGAAATCTGCCACCGTCGGGGAAAACTTCTTTTGGTCGACGAGGCGCACGGCGCGCATCTTAAATTTCATAAAGATCTGCCCGTCAGCGCCGTGGAGACCGGAGCCGATATGTGCGTGCAGTCGACGCATAAGATGCTTTCGGCGATGTCGCAGGGGTCTATGCTGCATGTAAATTCCGACATGGTCGATATAAACGCCGTCAGACAGGTTGTTTCTCTGAATCAGACGACGTCTCCGAATTATCTTACGCTGGCCTCTTTGGATATGGCCCGCTGGCAGGCGGTTCACAAGGGCGAAAAGATGCTCGACAGGGTGATAAAAACCGCGCAGCGCGCCCGCCGGAGAATAAACGCGCTGGAGCATTTTTCCTGCTTCACGCGCGAGGACATAAAAAAGAATAACGGCCGCGATTTGGATGTGACGAAACTGACCATCAACGTTACGCGCGCGGGAATGAGCGGTTATGATGTGGAAGATATACTCGCCAAAGAGTATAATATCCAGGTCGATTGCGCCGACACTTTCAATCTTATAGCCATAATGGGCATCGGCTCGACGCCGCGCGACACCGAAGCGCTTGTTTCGGCGCTGGCCGACATAGAAAAAAAGATTGCCGCCTCCGTCGTGGGGCCGGCGCCGGACATGACCGACCTCCCGCCGCTGACGACGGAAATGGTTATGGCTCCGCGCGAGGTATTTTTCAGCAAAAAGATAAAAAGGATACCGCTGTCGCGCGCGGCCGGACACATATCGGCGCAGACGCTGACGCCTTATCCGCCGGGGATTCCGGTATTGATACCGGGCGAGCGCATAACTTCGCAAGTCGTGGATTACGTTCAGGAATTGGCCCGCAAAAAAATCCGCGTGAGCGGTCAGGAGACGGAGTCGCTTAAAACCATAAAAGTAGTGATGTAATACATACATAAAGGAGAATGTTATGAATAAAAAAGAACTCGCCAATTACCGCAGAATGCTCGACGACAAGAGAAAAGAGTTGGCCACGCTGATGAAAAAAAAGGAAGTCGACTTGAGCGAAAATGAAATCAGCGAGGACGATAAGGTCGAGTCGTCCATCGAAAAAAATCTGATATTCAGCATAACTTCCAATGAAGAGAAAATCATAGAAGAAATAGACCACGCATTAAAGAGGATAGAAAAAGGATCTTACGGAAACTGCGCGCTTTGCGATAAAAAAATAGCCGACAAGCGCCTCCGCTCGCTTCCGTGGGTGCGCTATTGCATAACCTGCCAGAAAAATTCGGAAGTCAAGAAGTGACAACGGAATAATCCCGCAACCGGAACACTCTAAGTTGGTGTAGGGCAGAACCGATTTAAGGAGTGTTCCCATGAAATCCCCCGAGTGTCGTTTCGACGAGCGTTTGATAAGCGCCTGCGTCGATTCCGAAACCACCCCCGAAGAAACCCGCATAGTAAAAGAACACGTGCGCGAATGCGACTCGTGCAGGGCGGCTTTCTTCGCCTACGCTTCGACCAGGTCGACCCTGCTTTCGACAAGTATATCTCCCGCCGCCGCTCTCGCGCCCGCCACTCTGGGTCTTAAAATCAGGCGCAAAATCGCCGCATCAAAGCAGTCCGTCGTATTCGATATATTCGAGCGGCATTTCTACAAACTCTCCCTTTCCGCCGGAATGCTTCTGTATTTGAGCGCCGACAATTTCAGCCCCGAAATCACGATGCTTTTCTTGCTGTACTTCGGATTCCACCTCTATGTCTATTCCGACAAGTTCGACTACAGAAGGCACATACTCGATGTCTGAGAAAAAGACGCGCATTACGGCTTTTTTATCGGGCGAAAATGCTCAGTCCACCGTCGAGTACGTTATGATAGCCGCCATAATGGCGATATTCGGCCTGGGCGCGGTAAAACTTTTCGGTTCGGCGCTGGGGTCCTCGTTTAGAAAGACAAAAAGCATAAGAACGGGAATGCCCGGCATGATGCCCTGAGGTTTTCTATGAAACTTATTTTGGCAATGATAAAACAAAAAATCATCAAGTCACAGTCGGGACAAGGCGTCGTGGAGACGCTATTAGTGACCGTCTTGTTTTTGACGGCGATTATCTTTACTATGGTCCAATTTACGATGATAACGCTCGGCTGGATGCGTGCCAATGACGCCGCGCAGGCCGGAGTAAGGGCCGCCATAGTCACCAAAGGAAACAGTTCTGCCGGCGCCGAGGGAGAGGATCCGGAACAGAATGCCCAAACGGCTATCACCTATGTGCTGGGAATCGGCTTGCCCGCCAAAGCGACTATATGGAACAAAAACCCTTTGGGTAAAGCAGGCGCCGACCACAGCGGTAATCCAAAGCAAATGTTTTCCGCGCACGCGTATTACACACAGTCGGTAATGTTCTCTTCGATTTTGCAGCCCATACTGGGGGACAATGACCCTTTTATCCAATCAGAAGGAATGGCGGGCAGTTTTTATGGCG carries:
- a CDS encoding TIGR00268 family protein codes for the protein MKNYELLKSIIRRRSRPTGKAAVAYSGGADSALLLAAAADALSPSKVIAVIGDSETYPAAEKRKAVALAKKIGSKVVVVKTREIDSPSFSGNPPDRCFHCKNELFRRVTATSRRFGAAVVFHGATLSDDGDFRPGAKAAAAWKVAAPLREAGFTKADVRLVSRALGLSTASKPSQACLASRLPYGETITPEKLSLVEKSEAFLQKLGFREVRVRFHPSGAMGGRVARIELGSGELSRALRKRKDITRRLKKLGFTYVSLDLDGFQTGSQNLIFRRRP
- a CDS encoding S-adenosylmethionine decarboxylase proenzyme (Decarboxylation of S-adenosylmethionine provides the aminopropyl moiety required for spermidine biosynthesis from putrescine) produces the protein MKSLGKHLIVELYDCDCKLLNDVRSVEQIMVDAAKKAKAHIVDVIFHSYNPQGVSGVVVIAESHLAIHTWPEYGYASVDVYTCGEEIDPWVACEHIESKLKARNSTALEMKRGVLRNKGVIKHKNS
- a CDS encoding polyamine aminopropyltransferase, whose product is MNHPKNGTWLTEYFTPEEKHSHLLKQYIVRKKTKFQNVILADSASFKRCLVLDGEMQSAEYDERIYHESLVHPAMMSCPAPRKILIMGGGEGATARELLRYKSVEKIVMVDIDGEVVEFCKKYLGKWHCGAFSDKRVELVIDDAKKYVETTEEKFDIIISDLPTPIEGGPAYALYTSEFYRTLKKKLARGGILAVQAGSGNLLQFNFHKMLFATLRSVFNDARAYYSYVPSFDVPWAFIVASDSKRRVSASAVDAKIKKLDSRKAGRLKFYDGLTHEGLFAIPKFYRDILSSEKRIISSHRPVFFFK
- a CDS encoding arginine decarboxylase; this encodes MNQNRTPLFDVLYNRSLRKVVSFHTPGHKNGESIEKRLKSFTGRNVYYFDVTVFPEVDSLHDPTGPIKKAQELAASAYGVDHSLFMVNGSSGGNIAMFLATMRAGESVIVSRNAHKSVLAGVILSGVWPIWIQPEIDEQNKIINNSSARQIEDALDKFPEARAVFITSPTYNGVVADLFKIAEICHRRGKLLLVDEAHGAHLKFHKDLPVSAVETGADMCVQSTHKMLSAMSQGSMLHVNSDMVDINAVRQVVSLNQTTSPNYLTLASLDMARWQAVHKGEKMLDRVIKTAQRARRRINALEHFSCFTREDIKKNNGRDLDVTKLTINVTRAGMSGYDVEDILAKEYNIQVDCADTFNLIAIMGIGSTPRDTEALVSALADIEKKIAASVVGPAPDMTDLPPLTTEMVMAPREVFFSKKIKRIPLSRAAGHISAQTLTPYPPGIPVLIPGERITSQVVDYVQELARKKIRVSGQETESLKTIKVVM